The following are encoded together in the Flavobacterium haoranii genome:
- a CDS encoding bifunctional UDP-3-O-[3-hydroxymyristoyl] N-acetylglucosamine deacetylase/3-hydroxyacyl-ACP dehydratase, with amino-acid sequence MKQTTIASEISLKGVGLHTGQEVTMTFKPAPINNGFTFIRVDLEGQPIIEADANYVVNTQRGTNLEKRGVMIQTPEHVLAALVGCDLDNVIIELDASELPIMDGSSKYFVEAIEKVGIVEQDADRKVYVVKEVITYTDESTGSEITVIPSDEYSITAMVDFGTKVLGTQNATMKNVSEFKSEISSCRTFSFLHELEALLNHGLIKGGDLNNAIVYVDKEISPETMENLKKAFNKDSISVKPNGILDNLTLHYPNEAARHKLLDVIGDLSLIGTRIQGKIIANKPGHFVNTQFAKKMSKIIKLEERNNVPTYDINQDPVLDIHGIMNLLPHRPPFLLVDKILELSDTHVVGLKNVTMNEDFFVGHFPGAPVMPGVLQIEAMAQTGGILILSTVPDPENYLTYFMKIDNVKFKNKVLPGDTLFFKCDLISPIRRGICHMQAYAYANGKLVSEAELMAQIVKVK; translated from the coding sequence GTGAAACAAACTACAATCGCAAGTGAAATTTCATTAAAAGGTGTTGGTCTTCATACAGGTCAAGAAGTTACTATGACTTTTAAACCAGCTCCAATCAATAATGGATTTACCTTTATAAGAGTAGATTTAGAAGGGCAACCTATTATTGAAGCAGATGCTAACTATGTGGTAAATACACAACGCGGAACAAATCTTGAAAAAAGAGGCGTAATGATTCAAACACCTGAGCACGTTTTAGCGGCGTTAGTTGGGTGTGATTTAGATAATGTAATTATTGAATTAGATGCTTCTGAATTACCAATTATGGATGGTTCTTCTAAATATTTTGTGGAAGCAATCGAAAAAGTTGGAATTGTTGAACAAGATGCAGATAGAAAAGTTTACGTAGTAAAGGAAGTTATTACTTATACAGATGAATCAACTGGTAGTGAAATTACAGTAATTCCAAGTGATGAGTATTCTATTACTGCAATGGTAGATTTCGGAACTAAAGTTCTTGGAACTCAAAATGCAACAATGAAAAATGTTTCTGAATTTAAATCAGAGATTTCTAGTTGTAGAACTTTTAGCTTTTTACATGAATTAGAGGCTTTATTAAATCATGGTTTAATTAAAGGTGGCGATTTAAATAATGCAATCGTATATGTAGACAAAGAGATTTCTCCAGAGACTATGGAAAATCTTAAAAAAGCATTTAACAAAGATTCTATTTCTGTTAAACCAAATGGAATTTTAGATAACTTAACGTTACATTATCCTAATGAAGCGGCGCGTCATAAATTATTAGATGTAATTGGCGATTTATCATTAATTGGTACAAGAATTCAAGGAAAAATTATTGCTAATAAACCTGGACATTTTGTTAATACTCAGTTTGCTAAAAAAATGTCAAAAATTATTAAGCTTGAAGAACGCAATAATGTACCTACTTACGATATTAATCAAGATCCTGTTTTAGATATTCATGGCATCATGAATTTATTACCTCACAGACCACCATTCTTGTTAGTAGATAAAATTTTAGAACTTTCAGATACTCATGTGGTAGGATTAAAGAATGTTACTATGAACGAAGATTTCTTCGTAGGACATTTTCCTGGTGCACCTGTAATGCCTGGAGTTTTACAAATTGAAGCTATGGCTCAAACAGGTGGTATTTTAATTTTAAGTACGGTTCCAGATCCTGAAAATTACTTGACTTATTTCATGAAAATTGATAATGTTAAGTTCAAAAATAAAGTGTTACCAGGCGATACATTATTTTTCAAATGTGATTTAATTTCTCCTATTAGAAGAGGAATTTGTCATATGCAAGCATATGCATACGCTAATGGAAAATTAGTTTCAGAAGCCGAATTAATGGCGCAAATTGTTAAAGTAAAATAG
- the lpxD gene encoding UDP-3-O-(3-hydroxymyristoyl)glucosamine N-acyltransferase: MKFSAAQIAGILEGDVVGNPEAEVNKLAKIEEGTEGSLTFLANPKYANYIYTTEATITIVNKSFEPEQEITTTLIKVEDAKSAFSKLLEYYNQVKLMKSGIEQPSVISEGVTYGEGLYLGSFCYIGKNVVIGNNVKIYPNSFIGDNVVIGDNSILFAGARVYSETVIGKNCTIHSGTIVGSDGFGFAPQEDGTYAKVPQIGNVIIEDNVEIGACTTVDRATLGSTIIRKGVKLDNQIQIAHNVEIGENTVIASQTGVAGSTKIGKNCMIGGQVGIVGHITIGDGVRIQAQSGIGKSLKDGEVVQGSPAFNYGDFAKSFVHFKNLPKIVDELNKLKK; this comes from the coding sequence ATGAAATTTTCAGCAGCTCAAATTGCAGGCATATTAGAAGGAGATGTAGTTGGTAATCCAGAAGCCGAAGTAAATAAATTAGCCAAAATTGAAGAAGGAACGGAAGGTTCTTTAACTTTTTTAGCTAATCCTAAATATGCTAACTATATATATACTACGGAAGCGACAATTACTATTGTAAATAAATCTTTTGAACCCGAACAAGAAATAACTACTACTTTAATTAAAGTAGAAGATGCAAAATCTGCGTTTTCTAAATTGTTAGAGTATTACAATCAAGTTAAATTAATGAAATCGGGAATTGAGCAACCATCAGTTATTTCTGAAGGTGTTACTTATGGAGAAGGATTGTATCTTGGTAGTTTTTGTTACATAGGTAAAAATGTAGTAATAGGAAATAATGTAAAGATTTATCCAAATAGTTTTATTGGAGACAATGTAGTAATTGGAGATAATTCTATTCTTTTTGCAGGAGCAAGAGTTTATTCTGAAACTGTAATTGGAAAAAATTGTACGATACATTCCGGAACTATTGTTGGTTCTGACGGATTTGGATTTGCTCCACAAGAAGATGGTACTTATGCTAAAGTTCCTCAAATTGGAAATGTAATTATTGAAGATAATGTAGAAATTGGAGCTTGTACTACTGTAGATAGAGCAACACTTGGTTCTACAATTATTAGAAAAGGAGTAAAATTAGACAACCAAATTCAAATTGCACACAATGTTGAAATTGGTGAAAATACAGTTATTGCTTCTCAAACAGGAGTTGCTGGTTCTACAAAAATTGGTAAAAACTGTATGATTGGCGGACAAGTTGGAATTGTAGGACATATTACAATTGGTGACGGAGTTAGAATTCAGGCACAATCTGGTATTGGTAAGAGTTTAAAAGATGGTGAAGTAGTGCAAGGAAGTCCAGCTTTCAATTATGGTGATTTTGCAAAATCATTTGTGCATTTCAAAAATTTACCAAAAATTGTTGACGAACTAAACAAACTTAAAAAATAA
- a CDS encoding HD domain-containing protein: MSQTNKLKIFNDPIYGFITIPNSFIYDLIQHPYFQRLRRISQMGMSYLVYPGAHHTRFHHALGCMHIMQKAVQTLRFKGVEISNEEENALYIAILLHDIGHGPFSHAMEHSIVEEIHHEELSLLFMEQLNKEFDGKLSLAIKVFKGEYHRKFMLQLISSQLDMDRMDYLKRDSFYSGVAEGNINSERLIQMMNVEDDVLVIEEKGIYSVEKFLVARRLMYWQAYLHKTSVVAELILTKILKRAKELVHKGVSVEASVPFKYFLENKVTLTEFDEQILQKFSYLDDYDVLSAIKSWQFHQDKVLSKLCTMIINRDLLKINMFDDKPNKELITNYRNKLMTLNNLTEKESEYFVFKGNLKNQAYNKEGEPIRILKKDKTIEDVVEASDQLHLKALSKPVTKYFVCFPKQILES; the protein is encoded by the coding sequence GTGAGCCAAACTAATAAACTCAAAATATTTAATGATCCTATTTACGGATTTATTACTATTCCAAATTCCTTTATTTACGATTTAATTCAACATCCTTATTTTCAAAGGTTAAGAAGAATTTCTCAAATGGGAATGTCATATTTGGTTTATCCAGGAGCACATCATACAAGATTTCATCATGCTTTAGGTTGTATGCATATTATGCAAAAAGCGGTTCAAACTTTACGCTTTAAAGGTGTTGAAATTTCTAATGAAGAAGAAAATGCACTTTACATCGCTATTTTATTGCACGATATTGGTCATGGTCCTTTTAGCCATGCAATGGAACATAGTATTGTAGAGGAAATACATCATGAAGAGCTTTCGTTGCTATTTATGGAACAATTGAATAAGGAGTTCGACGGTAAATTATCTTTAGCTATTAAAGTTTTTAAAGGCGAATATCATAGAAAATTTATGCTGCAATTGATTTCTAGTCAGCTAGATATGGATCGAATGGATTATTTAAAGCGTGATAGTTTTTATAGTGGTGTTGCTGAAGGTAATATAAATAGTGAACGTTTAATTCAAATGATGAATGTTGAAGATGATGTTTTAGTTATTGAAGAAAAAGGAATTTATTCAGTTGAAAAGTTTTTAGTAGCTAGAAGATTAATGTATTGGCAAGCTTATCTTCATAAAACATCTGTTGTAGCGGAACTTATTTTAACGAAGATTTTAAAAAGAGCAAAAGAACTTGTTCACAAAGGAGTTTCAGTTGAAGCAAGCGTACCATTCAAATATTTTTTAGAAAATAAAGTAACACTTACAGAGTTTGACGAACAAATACTTCAAAAGTTTAGTTATTTAGACGATTATGATGTTTTAAGTGCTATAAAATCGTGGCAATTTCATCAAGATAAAGTATTAAGTAAATTGTGTACAATGATAATTAATCGCGATTTACTGAAAATTAATATGTTTGATGATAAACCGAATAAAGAACTTATCACAAATTATAGAAATAAATTAATGACTTTAAATAACCTTACCGAAAAGGAAAGCGAATATTTTGTTTTCAAAGGAAATTTAAAAAATCAAGCCTATAATAAAGAAGGTGAACCAATTAGAATTTTAAAGAAAGACAAAACCATTGAAGATGTTGTGGAAGCTTCAGATCAATTGCATTTAAAAGCGTTATCTAAACCCGTAACAAAATATTTTGTATGTTTTCCAAAACAAATTTTGGAATCTTAA
- the porX gene encoding T9SS response regulator signal transducer PorX: protein MTPIKILWVDDEIDLLKPHILFLEKKNYDLTTCNNGQDAIELFEENNFDIVFLDENMPGLSGLETLAELKEKKSSVPVIMITKSEEEYIMEEAIGSKIADYLIKPVNPNQILLSLKKNLDHSRLVSEKTTLDYQKEFRKIAMELAMVNSYEDWVELYKKLIYWEIELENIEDQGMVEILESQKTEANVQFGKFIEKNYEDWIQDEDDAPVLSHQLFGKLVAPEIRKKDKPILFVVIDNLRYDQWKAFENIVGNHYKLEKEVSYYSILPTATQYARNAIFSGLLPLEMEKKYPQYWKNDTDEGGKNLFEGEFLTEQLKRLGLNIKQEYYKITNNRDGRKLVENFKSLKNNDLTTVVYNFVDMLSHAKTEMDVVKELASNDKAYRSLTLSWFKNSPLLELIQLAQQNGFKLILTTDHGTINCKNPSKVIGDKNTSLNLRYKTGRSLTYEDKDVYAVKDPKKVGLPAINMSSSFIFAKNDLFLAYVNNYNHYVSYYRNTYQHGGISLEEMIIPCLIFEPK from the coding sequence ATGACTCCAATAAAAATACTTTGGGTAGATGATGAGATTGATTTATTAAAACCTCACATTCTATTTTTAGAAAAGAAAAATTACGACCTAACCACTTGTAATAACGGACAAGATGCGATAGAGTTATTTGAAGAAAATAATTTTGATATTGTATTCTTAGACGAAAATATGCCAGGTTTAAGCGGATTAGAAACATTAGCTGAGTTAAAAGAAAAAAAATCTTCAGTTCCTGTAATTATGATTACAAAAAGTGAAGAAGAATATATCATGGAAGAAGCTATTGGTTCTAAAATTGCCGATTATTTAATTAAACCAGTAAATCCAAATCAAATCTTGTTAAGTTTAAAGAAAAACTTAGATCATTCGCGTTTAGTTTCTGAAAAAACAACACTAGATTACCAAAAAGAATTTAGAAAAATTGCAATGGAACTTGCGATGGTAAATTCTTACGAAGATTGGGTTGAATTATATAAAAAGTTAATCTACTGGGAAATTGAACTTGAAAATATTGAAGATCAAGGAATGGTTGAGATTTTAGAAAGTCAAAAAACGGAAGCTAATGTTCAATTTGGTAAATTCATTGAGAAAAATTATGAAGATTGGATACAAGACGAAGACGATGCTCCTGTTTTATCTCATCAATTATTTGGCAAACTTGTAGCACCCGAAATTCGTAAAAAAGACAAACCAATTCTTTTTGTTGTAATTGATAATTTACGCTACGATCAATGGAAAGCTTTCGAAAATATTGTTGGAAACCATTATAAGTTAGAGAAAGAAGTAAGCTACTACTCTATTTTACCTACAGCAACACAATATGCTAGAAATGCCATATTCTCGGGATTACTTCCTTTAGAAATGGAAAAAAAATATCCTCAATATTGGAAAAACGATACTGATGAAGGCGGAAAAAACTTATTTGAAGGCGAATTTTTAACCGAGCAATTAAAACGTTTAGGTTTAAACATTAAACAAGAATATTACAAAATTACCAATAATAGAGATGGTAGAAAACTTGTAGAAAACTTTAAATCATTAAAAAATAACGATTTAACTACAGTAGTTTATAACTTCGTAGACATGCTTTCACATGCTAAAACTGAAATGGATGTTGTAAAAGAATTAGCTTCAAATGATAAAGCTTATCGTTCATTAACATTAAGTTGGTTTAAAAATTCTCCATTATTAGAGTTAATACAATTAGCCCAACAAAATGGTTTTAAACTAATCTTAACAACAGATCACGGAACCATCAATTGTAAAAATCCAAGTAAAGTAATAGGCGACAAAAACACTTCCTTAAATCTTCGTTATAAAACAGGTAGAAGTTTAACTTATGAAGATAAAGATGTTTATGCAGTAAAAGATCCTAAAAAAGTTGGTTTACCAGCTATAAATATGAGTAGTTCTTTTATTTTTGCTAAAAATGATTTGTTTTTAGCTTATGTAAATAATTATAATCATTATGTAAGTTATTACCGAAACACCTATCAACACGGTGGAATTTCATTAGAAGAAATGATTATTCCTTGTTTGATTTTTGAACCAAAATAG
- the tsaE gene encoding tRNA (adenosine(37)-N6)-threonylcarbamoyltransferase complex ATPase subunit type 1 TsaE, with protein sequence MTKIYSLEEIDIVAQEILNISELKKVITFNAEMGAGKTTLIKALVKHLGVKDNSSSPTFSLVNEYETENGEVIYHFDLYRLNSEIEAYDMGIDEYFYSGNWCFIEWPNKTPNLIPIDHASISIKVLENGKRELTINN encoded by the coding sequence ATGACTAAAATTTATTCGTTAGAAGAAATAGATATTGTTGCCCAAGAAATTTTAAATATTTCTGAATTAAAAAAGGTTATAACCTTTAATGCCGAAATGGGTGCTGGAAAAACAACTTTAATCAAAGCACTTGTAAAACATTTAGGAGTAAAAGATAATTCTAGTAGTCCAACATTTTCATTGGTAAATGAATATGAAACTGAAAATGGTGAAGTTATTTATCATTTCGATTTATATCGTTTAAACTCTGAAATTGAAGCTTATGACATGGGAATAGATGAATATTTTTACTCGGGAAATTGGTGTTTTATTGAATGGCCCAATAAAACGCCAAATCTTATTCCTATTGACCATGCTTCTATTTCAATAAAAGTTTTGGAGAACGGAAAAAGAGAATTGACCATTAACAATTGA
- a CDS encoding alanine dehydrogenase, protein MAIYSPFSTSQLMPQEEKLEVARHKSELFIGVPQEVAYQERRICLTPDAVASLTSHGHRVLIEAGAGESASFSDKEYSDAGAEITNDTKKVFSCPIILKVEPPTLSEIEMMNPKTIIISAIQLKTQKKEYFEALSKKKITALAFEFLKDEDGSYPAVKSLSEIAGIASIHIAAELMINQNIGKGLLFGNITGVRPTEVVILGAGTVAEYAARTALGLGASVKVFDNSITRLRRLQNLLQHRIFTSTIQDKILLKSLMRCDVAIGATRGKNRAPVLVTETMVEQMKKGAVIVDVSIDTGGCFETSEITTHERPTFIKNNVIHYCVPNIPSRYSKTASMSISNIITPLLLHVADDGGLESAIRCNRGLKNGIYSYHGLLTNKAIADWFNLEYRDINLIVF, encoded by the coding sequence ATGGCTATATATAGTCCTTTTTCCACGTCGCAATTAATGCCACAAGAAGAAAAACTTGAAGTGGCACGACATAAAAGTGAATTATTTATTGGAGTACCGCAAGAAGTTGCTTATCAAGAACGTAGAATATGTTTAACTCCAGATGCCGTGGCTTCATTAACATCTCATGGTCATAGAGTTTTAATTGAAGCTGGTGCAGGCGAAAGTGCAAGTTTTTCGGATAAAGAATACAGCGATGCTGGTGCCGAAATTACAAACGACACCAAAAAAGTCTTTAGTTGTCCAATAATTTTAAAAGTAGAACCACCTACTCTTTCTGAAATTGAAATGATGAATCCCAAAACAATTATTATTTCAGCTATCCAATTAAAAACTCAGAAAAAAGAATATTTTGAAGCTTTATCAAAAAAGAAAATCACAGCTTTAGCATTCGAATTTTTAAAAGACGAAGACGGTTCTTATCCAGCCGTAAAATCATTATCTGAAATTGCTGGAATTGCTTCAATACACATAGCTGCTGAACTCATGATAAACCAAAATATTGGAAAAGGATTGTTATTTGGAAATATAACTGGAGTTCGACCTACAGAAGTGGTTATTTTAGGAGCTGGAACCGTAGCAGAATATGCAGCTAGAACTGCTCTAGGTTTAGGGGCTAGTGTAAAAGTTTTTGACAACTCAATTACTCGATTAAGAAGGCTTCAAAATTTATTACAACATCGAATTTTTACTTCTACTATTCAAGATAAAATATTACTAAAATCTTTAATGCGTTGTGATGTTGCTATTGGTGCAACTAGAGGAAAAAACAGAGCGCCAGTTTTAGTAACAGAAACTATGGTTGAACAAATGAAAAAAGGAGCCGTTATAGTAGATGTTAGTATCGATACAGGTGGTTGTTTCGAAACTTCTGAAATTACAACACATGAACGACCTACTTTTATAAAAAATAATGTGATACATTATTGTGTTCCTAATATTCCTTCACGATATTCTAAAACCGCATCAATGTCTATTAGTAATATCATTACACCACTTTTACTTCATGTTGCAGATGATGGCGGACTCGAAAGTGCTATTAGATGTAACAGAGGTTTAAAAAATGGAATTTACAGTTATCATGGTCTATTAACAAATAAAGCTATTGCCGATTGGTTTAATTTAGAATATCGAGATATTAATTTAATAGTATTTTAG
- a CDS encoding DUF4258 domain-containing protein, whose amino-acid sequence MKFKFRFAYYLFGLLLGVFFVIWFLGAKAESKGVAFCYLPNCRVLQDLRKKPMDVTPEAQNILDESWVNLNDIKNTLQYGDVDFSKSNKAFKKGKVYVIEGKTIHNEEITITMVNYTDKVVLENIEKK is encoded by the coding sequence ATGAAATTCAAATTTAGATTTGCATATTATTTATTCGGATTATTATTAGGTGTTTTCTTTGTTATTTGGTTTTTAGGAGCAAAAGCAGAATCTAAAGGAGTTGCTTTTTGTTATTTGCCAAATTGTAGAGTTTTACAAGATTTAAGAAAAAAACCTATGGATGTTACGCCAGAAGCTCAAAATATTTTAGACGAATCTTGGGTCAATTTAAACGATATTAAAAACACTTTACAATATGGCGATGTAGATTTTTCAAAAAGTAACAAAGCTTTTAAAAAAGGAAAAGTGTACGTAATTGAAGGCAAAACAATTCATAATGAAGAAATTACCATAACTATGGTAAACTACACTGATAAAGTTGTTTTGGAAAACATTGAAAAAAAATAA